In Vibrio sp. STUT-A11, a genomic segment contains:
- a CDS encoding M23 family metallopeptidase: MSKKIIIQIPTKNGDQQFYFGRISVVTVLASVIALPAVIGGAWYMNQQQRYDQGVLVKAVAQLESEKNEITALYEEQLDTNHSLSQSLTDRNNQIQLLGKRVFDVESVLGLADEELMLDENNLALEERIDAAAIDSAVRATMFRLIPNDSPITYQRISSSYGSRINPITGKRHVHTGIDLTCKRGEEVLAPADGVVETVRPGNRGYGNYLTLRHSFGFMSSYAHLQHFKVKSGEFVSKGDVIAQCGNSGNSTGPHLHYEVRFLGRALNPQYLMDWTPENFNYVFEKEKKVKWGPLVQLIDDVVRLQINLTNSPYRDTSIETVETIAGDESNKTVIN, encoded by the coding sequence ATGTCTAAAAAAATCATCATTCAGATCCCGACCAAAAACGGCGATCAGCAATTTTACTTTGGCCGCATTTCGGTCGTCACCGTGTTGGCTTCGGTCATCGCGTTACCTGCCGTTATTGGTGGTGCGTGGTATATGAACCAACAACAGCGCTATGATCAGGGTGTACTGGTTAAAGCCGTCGCTCAGTTGGAGAGTGAGAAAAACGAAATCACCGCACTTTACGAAGAACAGCTTGATACCAACCACTCGCTGTCTCAATCTTTGACTGACAGAAATAACCAAATTCAGCTGCTGGGTAAACGTGTATTCGATGTCGAGTCAGTACTTGGATTAGCCGATGAAGAGCTGATGCTTGATGAAAACAATTTGGCGCTTGAAGAGAGAATTGATGCCGCGGCAATAGACTCTGCGGTACGAGCCACTATGTTCCGCCTTATTCCTAACGACAGCCCAATCACCTACCAACGCATCTCTTCCTCTTACGGCAGTCGAATCAATCCGATAACAGGCAAACGACACGTTCATACAGGTATCGACTTAACCTGCAAGCGCGGTGAAGAGGTGCTGGCTCCGGCAGATGGGGTTGTAGAGACGGTTCGTCCGGGTAATCGAGGCTATGGCAACTACCTGACTTTGCGCCATTCGTTTGGTTTTATGAGCTCTTATGCGCACCTGCAACACTTCAAAGTGAAAAGCGGGGAATTTGTCAGTAAAGGGGATGTTATCGCTCAATGTGGTAACTCTGGTAATTCGACCGGACCTCATCTGCATTATGAAGTACGTTTCCTCGGGCGAGCATTGAACCCTCAATACCTCATGGACTGGACACCAGAGAATTTCAATTACGTATTTGAAAAAGAGAAAAAGGTAAAATGGGGACCATTAGTTCAGTTGATTGACGATGTCGTTCGCCTGCAGATCAACCTAACCAATTCACCTTATCGTGACACCAGTATAGAAACTGTAGAAACGATAGCCGGTGACGAAAGCAACAAGACAGTGATTAACTGA
- the trpR gene encoding trp operon repressor has translation MSQEPEYTDWQQILELIRTSVDNQQHEMFLTMLMTPDERDSLIARVNILNELLKGELSQRQISQMLGVGIATITRGSNELKSKSDEEKDQLKALLEPVAQ, from the coding sequence ATGTCACAAGAACCCGAGTACACAGACTGGCAGCAGATTCTTGAGCTAATTCGAACAAGCGTCGATAATCAGCAGCATGAAATGTTTTTAACCATGCTGATGACACCTGATGAACGAGATTCATTAATTGCCCGAGTGAACATTCTGAATGAACTGCTCAAAGGCGAGTTATCTCAACGTCAGATCAGCCAGATGCTGGGCGTAGGCATTGCAACCATCACTCGTGGCTCAAATGAGTTGAAATCCAAATCGGATGAAGAGAAAGACCAGCTCAAAGCATTATTAGAGCCAGTGGCTCAATAA
- the sltY gene encoding murein transglycosylase: MRFNVTELAKSVCCAAALCAVSLTANAALSLEKQREVYEQAQNLLDKNDINGYLVIRPKIADYPLTPYVDYRTFIRQLPSKSPKQVNDFISEYETFPFSRRVSAPYLNHLYKEKDWKAITEFQKVIPSGERYQCIFYQANLKQGRQVAAFKGAEDMWLSGSSIASECDPLFSAWDKAGGRSDDLILQRMLLAFDARNGSLMSYLQKLPKSAKAKQQAKEMKALFDKPATVAEFAKKKPANDFYRTQSEYALEKLARMNIEQAQQAYDSVVKGQKFSPEKAQSLADYIAFRLTRTESSRLAKWRDDKTKSSQYLPLIETRIRLAVQNADWKGVQEWIAVLNKEEQASLRWQYWLGRSEIALGDDVAGKKRLATLVGERNFYSVAAANAIGQSIKYPTHRIKLDSKVVQPYHDALARISEMIATDKISAAKSEWAHLLRRVNQDEKAMLAAYASSKHWHHLTVTASIQAQMWDNIELRFPVAHRWWFNFYAKKHDIDPVTMMSLARQESALDVQARSPVGARGIMQIMPQTAKYTARKYKLKYQGSQELYNVGKNIEIGSHYLQGLLEDYDNNRIFALAAYNAGPSRVKTWRERTQGKVDAYAFIEAIPFKETRGYVQNILMFETYYRDLLGIDGAFLNQHEINTKY; the protein is encoded by the coding sequence ATGAGATTCAACGTTACGGAATTGGCTAAAAGTGTATGCTGTGCTGCCGCTTTGTGTGCGGTTAGTCTGACAGCGAACGCCGCGCTTAGCTTAGAAAAGCAGCGCGAAGTTTATGAACAAGCCCAAAATCTACTAGATAAAAATGACATCAACGGGTACTTAGTGATCCGTCCTAAAATCGCGGACTATCCGCTGACACCTTATGTGGACTACCGTACTTTCATTCGACAGCTACCGAGCAAGTCCCCAAAACAAGTTAATGACTTTATTTCCGAGTACGAGACTTTTCCTTTTTCACGCCGTGTTAGCGCACCTTATCTGAATCATCTCTATAAAGAGAAAGATTGGAAGGCCATTACTGAGTTTCAAAAAGTGATACCCAGTGGTGAGCGTTACCAGTGCATTTTTTACCAGGCGAATTTGAAGCAGGGTAGACAAGTCGCGGCGTTTAAAGGCGCGGAAGATATGTGGTTAAGCGGTTCAAGTATTGCATCTGAATGTGACCCGCTATTTTCTGCATGGGATAAAGCGGGCGGAAGAAGCGACGATTTGATACTGCAGCGGATGTTACTGGCTTTTGATGCTCGCAATGGCAGTCTGATGAGCTATTTGCAAAAGTTACCTAAATCAGCCAAAGCCAAGCAACAAGCTAAAGAGATGAAAGCGTTGTTTGATAAGCCTGCTACTGTCGCAGAATTCGCTAAGAAAAAGCCAGCCAACGATTTTTATCGCACGCAGAGTGAATATGCACTGGAAAAGCTGGCTCGAATGAATATTGAGCAGGCACAACAAGCTTACGATTCGGTGGTAAAAGGGCAGAAGTTCTCACCTGAAAAAGCACAGTCATTGGCTGATTACATTGCGTTTCGCTTAACCCGTACCGAGTCTTCACGTTTGGCTAAGTGGCGAGATGACAAGACGAAAAGCAGCCAATACTTGCCACTTATCGAGACCCGTATTCGTCTCGCGGTGCAAAATGCAGACTGGAAAGGGGTTCAAGAGTGGATAGCGGTACTTAATAAAGAAGAACAAGCGTCACTGCGCTGGCAATATTGGCTAGGACGCAGTGAAATCGCACTGGGAGACGACGTGGCCGGTAAAAAACGCTTAGCGACCTTAGTTGGCGAGCGTAACTTCTACAGTGTTGCGGCCGCGAATGCGATAGGGCAGTCGATCAAATATCCAACCCACAGAATCAAACTGGACAGCAAGGTCGTACAGCCCTACCACGATGCTCTGGCTCGTATTTCAGAGATGATCGCGACAGATAAGATCTCTGCCGCTAAAAGTGAGTGGGCCCATTTGCTCCGTCGGGTTAATCAAGACGAAAAAGCCATGCTAGCGGCCTATGCGTCTTCAAAACACTGGCATCACCTGACTGTGACCGCAAGTATTCAGGCTCAGATGTGGGACAATATTGAACTGAGGTTCCCAGTCGCCCATCGCTGGTGGTTTAACTTTTATGCGAAAAAGCATGATATCGACCCGGTAACAATGATGTCTTTGGCAAGGCAAGAAAGTGCGTTGGATGTACAGGCTCGTTCCCCCGTTGGTGCGCGCGGTATTATGCAGATCATGCCTCAAACGGCAAAATACACAGCACGCAAGTACAAGTTAAAGTATCAAGGATCTCAAGAGCTGTATAACGTCGGTAAAAATATCGAAATTGGTAGCCATTATCTGCAAGGTTTATTAGAGGATTACGATAATAATCGTATTTTTGCTCTGGCGGCTTATAATGCTGGTCCAAGTAGAGTGAAAACGTGGCGGGAGAGAACCCAGGGAAAAGTGGATGCTTATGCCTTTATTGAGGCGATTCCATTTAAAGAAACACGTGGTTATGTTCAGAACATCTTAATGTTTGAAACTTACTACCGTGATCTTTTGGGTATCGATGGCGCGTTCTTGAATCAACATGAGATCAATACCAAGTATTGA
- the raiA gene encoding ribosome-associated translation inhibitor RaiA translates to MTMNITGKNIEITSAIRAHIESKFKKLEKWQVDLIGCQATFSEEPNKQKKFEAVIKVPKGQLIASATHEDLYAAINEVEQKLERQLNKLTHKPEARRASKPELVEEEE, encoded by the coding sequence ATGACAATGAATATCACTGGCAAAAACATCGAAATCACCTCTGCAATCCGAGCTCATATTGAGAGCAAGTTTAAAAAGCTGGAGAAATGGCAAGTCGACCTAATTGGATGCCAAGCAACTTTCAGTGAGGAACCAAACAAACAGAAAAAATTCGAAGCGGTTATCAAGGTACCAAAAGGCCAACTTATCGCCTCAGCTACTCACGAAGATCTTTACGCAGCTATCAATGAAGTGGAGCAAAAACTAGAACGACAACTGAATAAGCTGACCCACAAACCTGAAGCTCGTCGTGCTAGCAAGCCAGAGCTTGTGGAAGAAGAAGAGTAA
- the tyrA gene encoding bifunctional chorismate mutase/prephenate dehydrogenase: MAVELNALRDQIDAVDKQMLELLAQRLSLVEKVGEVKSEHGLPIYAPDREAAMLASRRAEAEKIGVPPQLIEDILRRTMRESYASEKDSGFKCLNPELRSVVIIGGNGQLGGLFGRMFKLSGYQVKVLGSKDWDRADEILDNAGLVVVTVPIHLTEGVIEKLGNLPEDCILCDLTSIKSKPLQAMLKVHSGPVVGLHPMFGPDVPSLAKQVVVYCDGRGSEQYQWLLQQFGIWGASLCQIEAEEHDHGMTLIQALRHFTSFAYGMHLSKENPNIEQLLKLSSPIYRLELAMVGRLFGQDPNLYGDIIFSSQENIDMIKRFHQRLGEAVAILDSKDKAKFVESFEQVSDWFGNYSQQFMNESQNLLKQANDSIHRG, encoded by the coding sequence ATGGCAGTTGAACTTAACGCATTACGCGATCAGATTGATGCAGTCGACAAGCAAATGCTTGAGCTTCTAGCCCAGCGTTTATCGCTGGTAGAAAAAGTGGGTGAAGTAAAAAGCGAACACGGTTTGCCAATTTATGCCCCCGACCGAGAAGCCGCGATGTTAGCGTCTCGTCGAGCTGAAGCTGAAAAAATTGGGGTACCCCCACAGCTAATCGAAGACATTCTTCGTCGTACTATGCGTGAGTCTTATGCCAGTGAGAAAGATTCCGGCTTTAAGTGTTTGAACCCAGAATTACGCTCAGTTGTGATTATCGGTGGTAACGGTCAACTGGGCGGTCTGTTTGGCCGTATGTTCAAATTGTCGGGCTACCAGGTCAAAGTGCTGGGCAGTAAAGACTGGGATCGTGCGGATGAAATCCTCGATAACGCCGGTTTAGTCGTGGTCACGGTACCGATTCATCTGACGGAAGGGGTTATCGAGAAGCTGGGTAACCTGCCAGAAGATTGCATTTTGTGTGATTTAACCTCGATTAAGTCGAAGCCACTGCAAGCGATGCTTAAGGTGCACTCTGGACCAGTGGTCGGTTTGCATCCGATGTTTGGCCCGGATGTTCCAAGCCTTGCGAAGCAAGTTGTCGTTTACTGTGATGGCCGTGGCAGCGAACAATATCAATGGCTGTTACAACAGTTTGGCATTTGGGGCGCAAGTTTGTGTCAGATCGAAGCAGAAGAGCACGACCATGGCATGACACTGATTCAGGCACTACGCCACTTTACGTCGTTTGCTTACGGTATGCACTTAAGTAAAGAGAACCCGAATATTGAACAGTTGCTGAAACTAAGCTCGCCAATCTATCGTCTTGAGCTGGCGATGGTTGGACGACTGTTCGGGCAGGACCCGAATTTGTACGGCGATATCATTTTCTCTTCTCAAGAGAACATCGATATGATCAAACGATTCCATCAGCGTTTAGGTGAAGCTGTGGCGATTCTGGACAGTAAAGATAAAGCCAAGTTTGTTGAAAGCTTTGAGCAGGTGAGTGACTGGTTTGGCAATTACTCTCAACAGTTTATGAATGAGAGCCAGAACTTGCTCAAGCAAGCCAATGACAGTATCCATCGTGGCTAA
- the ettA gene encoding energy-dependent translational throttle protein EttA: MAEYVYTMSRVSKIVPPKRQILKDISLSFFPGAKIGVLGLNGAGKSTLLRIMAGIDTDIDGEARPQPGLNVGYLPQEPVLDESKTVREIVEEAVSDVADALKRLDAVYAAYAEPDADFDALAKEQGELEALIQTKDGHNLDNALERAADALRLPEWDQKIAHLSGGERRRVAICRLLLEKPDMLLLDEPTNHLDAESVAWLERFLVDYTGTVVAITHDRYFLDNAAGWILELDRGEGIPWEGNYTSWLEQKDARLQQEASQESARQKTIEKELEWVRKNPKGRQAKSKARMARFEELQNTDHQKRNETNELFIPPGERLGDKVIEVNNLTKSFDGRVLIDDLSFSIPKGAIVGIIGANGAGKSTLFKMLSGTEQPDSGTIELGDTVKLASVEQFRDSMNDKNTVFQEISEGADIIKINNFEIPARAYCSRFNFKGSDQQKVIGELSGGERNRVHLAKLLKAGGNVLLLDEPTNDLDVETLRALEEALLEFPGCAMVISHDRWFLDRIATHIIDYRDEGQVNFYEGNYTEYMDWLKKTLGPEAAEPHRIKYKRIAK, encoded by the coding sequence ATGGCTGAATACGTATATACCATGTCGCGGGTGAGCAAAATTGTGCCACCTAAGCGTCAAATTCTTAAAGACATCTCTCTGAGCTTCTTTCCTGGTGCGAAAATCGGTGTTTTAGGTCTGAACGGTGCAGGTAAATCGACTCTGCTACGTATCATGGCGGGTATCGACACGGATATCGACGGTGAAGCACGTCCACAACCTGGGCTTAACGTTGGCTACCTTCCTCAGGAGCCGGTACTTGATGAATCCAAAACCGTTCGTGAGATCGTAGAAGAAGCGGTATCAGACGTTGCTGACGCTTTGAAACGTCTGGATGCGGTATATGCAGCGTACGCTGAACCAGATGCGGATTTTGATGCTCTGGCAAAAGAACAAGGTGAGCTAGAAGCTCTGATTCAAACGAAAGATGGCCATAATCTTGATAACGCCCTAGAACGCGCTGCTGATGCATTGCGTCTTCCTGAGTGGGATCAAAAGATTGCCCATCTATCGGGTGGTGAGCGTCGTCGTGTTGCTATTTGTCGTCTTCTACTAGAAAAGCCAGACATGCTTCTTCTCGACGAACCAACCAACCACTTGGATGCTGAGTCTGTTGCTTGGCTAGAGCGTTTCCTGGTTGACTACACGGGCACCGTTGTAGCGATTACCCACGACCGTTACTTCCTTGATAACGCAGCGGGTTGGATTTTAGAGCTTGACCGTGGTGAAGGTATTCCATGGGAAGGTAACTACACCTCTTGGCTAGAGCAGAAAGATGCGCGTCTACAGCAAGAAGCATCACAAGAAAGCGCTCGTCAAAAAACCATCGAGAAAGAACTTGAGTGGGTACGTAAGAACCCTAAAGGTCGTCAGGCGAAATCGAAAGCGCGTATGGCTCGTTTTGAAGAGCTTCAAAACACTGACCATCAAAAACGTAACGAGACCAACGAACTATTTATCCCGCCAGGTGAGCGCCTAGGTGACAAGGTTATCGAAGTGAATAACCTGACGAAATCATTCGACGGCCGTGTACTGATTGATGACTTGTCATTCAGCATCCCTAAAGGTGCCATCGTCGGTATTATCGGTGCCAACGGTGCAGGTAAGTCAACGCTATTCAAAATGCTAAGCGGCACAGAGCAACCAGATTCGGGCACTATCGAACTGGGTGATACCGTGAAACTGGCATCGGTTGAACAGTTCCGTGACTCAATGAACGACAAGAACACTGTATTCCAAGAGATTTCTGAAGGCGCTGATATCATTAAGATCAACAACTTTGAAATCCCTGCACGTGCATACTGTTCACGTTTCAACTTCAAAGGCTCTGATCAACAGAAAGTAATCGGTGAGCTATCTGGTGGTGAGCGCAACCGTGTACACCTTGCAAAACTGCTGAAAGCGGGCGGCAACGTACTACTACTCGATGAACCAACCAACGACCTTGACGTTGAAACGCTACGTGCACTAGAAGAAGCGCTACTTGAATTTCCGGGCTGTGCAATGGTTATCTCGCACGACCGTTGGTTCCTTGACCGTATCGCAACGCACATCATCGACTACCGTGACGAAGGCCAGGTTAACTTCTACGAAGGTAACTACACCGAGTACATGGACTGGTTGAAGAAGACGTTGGGCCCAGAAGCTGCAGAACCTCATCGCATCAAATACAAACGTATCGCGAAGTAA
- the yjjX gene encoding inosine/xanthosine triphosphatase — MATQKVVIASLNPAKINAVKSAFQSAFPNLAFEFEGVSVPSEVADQPMSNEETYKGALNRVKNAKVEALGGDFYVGLEAGIEGNVTFAWMVIESQTHRGESRSASLMLPPEVLTQLEHANELGDVMDSVFGTENIKQQGGAISLLTQNQLTRSSVYHQALILALIPFTNTEHFPANL, encoded by the coding sequence ATGGCAACCCAAAAAGTCGTTATTGCCTCTTTAAACCCGGCAAAAATCAATGCGGTTAAGAGTGCTTTTCAGAGTGCATTTCCAAATCTGGCTTTTGAGTTTGAGGGAGTGAGTGTACCCAGCGAAGTGGCAGATCAGCCAATGAGCAACGAAGAAACGTATAAGGGCGCATTGAATAGAGTAAAAAACGCCAAAGTCGAAGCTCTTGGCGGAGATTTTTATGTTGGACTAGAAGCTGGTATCGAAGGCAATGTCACCTTCGCCTGGATGGTGATTGAGTCGCAGACTCATCGTGGTGAATCCCGCTCAGCAAGTTTGATGTTACCGCCAGAAGTATTGACTCAACTTGAACATGCCAATGAACTTGGCGATGTCATGGACAGCGTGTTTGGCACAGAAAATATTAAACAGCAAGGTGGCGCAATTAGTCTATTGACCCAAAACCAATTGACGCGCAGCTCGGTATATCATCAAGCCTTAATTCTGGCTTTGATTCCTTTTACTAACACAGAGCACTTTCCAGCTAACCTTTAA
- the pheA gene encoding prephenate dehydratase → MTDQPISLEDIRVRLNELDDELLSLLSERRRLSIEVAKSKVQTSKPVRDAVREQQLLVKLISNGREKYELDAQYITKLFHTIIEDSVLLQQSYLQNLVNPQQSRKPLARVAFLGAKGSYSHLASREYFSRKNTELIELNCEHFREVTQTVESGHADYGVLPIENTSSGSINEVYDLLQHTTLYIVGELTQPIEHCLVATKDIRLEEIKTLYSHPQPHQQCSEFLSRMKGVKLESCASTADAMQKVQEMNRDDVAAIGNASSGKLYGLQAIQGNIANQTENHTRFIVVARKPVEVSTQIPAKTTLIMSTSQQAGSLVETLLVLQRYGINMTKLESRPIMGNPWEEMFYVDLESHLDSQEMQQALQELTKITKHLKVLGCYPSENVKPTQVKLS, encoded by the coding sequence ATGACTGACCAACCTATCTCTCTGGAAGATATTCGTGTACGTTTAAATGAACTTGATGACGAGCTACTGAGCTTGTTGTCAGAACGCCGCAGACTCAGCATTGAAGTAGCCAAGAGCAAAGTACAAACCTCAAAGCCTGTTCGCGATGCTGTCCGCGAACAACAATTGTTGGTGAAACTCATTTCCAATGGCCGCGAAAAATATGAATTAGACGCTCAGTACATCACAAAACTTTTCCACACTATTATTGAAGATTCCGTTCTTCTGCAACAAAGCTATCTGCAGAACCTTGTTAATCCACAACAAAGCCGTAAACCTCTCGCACGTGTTGCTTTCCTTGGTGCTAAAGGCTCATACTCACATCTGGCAAGTCGCGAATACTTCAGTCGTAAAAATACAGAGCTGATTGAACTGAACTGCGAGCACTTCAGAGAAGTAACTCAAACGGTAGAGTCAGGTCATGCCGACTACGGTGTACTGCCAATTGAAAACACCAGTTCAGGCTCGATTAACGAAGTGTATGACTTGCTGCAACACACCACTTTGTACATTGTCGGTGAATTGACACAGCCAATAGAGCACTGCTTAGTGGCGACAAAAGACATCCGCCTTGAAGAGATTAAGACACTGTACTCTCATCCTCAGCCTCATCAACAATGCAGTGAGTTCCTGAGCCGCATGAAAGGCGTAAAACTGGAATCTTGCGCTAGCACAGCCGATGCAATGCAAAAAGTCCAAGAGATGAATCGTGATGACGTAGCGGCTATCGGTAATGCATCAAGCGGTAAGCTATACGGCCTTCAAGCGATTCAGGGTAACATCGCCAATCAAACAGAAAACCATACTCGCTTTATCGTAGTCGCTCGTAAACCGGTTGAGGTTTCTACGCAAATACCAGCTAAGACGACTCTGATTATGTCCACGTCTCAACAAGCGGGTTCACTGGTTGAAACACTACTGGTACTGCAACGCTACGGCATCAATATGACCAAGCTTGAGTCGCGTCCTATTATGGGCAATCCATGGGAAGAAATGTTCTATGTTGACTTAGAATCTCATTTGGATTCGCAAGAGATGCAACAAGCGTTACAAGAGCTCACCAAAATCACTAAACACCTGAAAGTACTGGGTTGTTACCCTAGCGAAAACGTAAAACCAACTCAAGTTAAATTGAGTTAA